The DNA region GATGGGCAGCCCGGTGGCCGGCACGGCGGGGGTGGCCGTGCCGGTGCGCGCGTGATGGGGTCAGGAAGGGAGGGGCGGTGGTGCTGTCAGGCCGCGAGGCCGATGTCGCCGGGGGTTCGTGGTTCGTAGAGGGCCCCGGTGCGGATCATTGCGTGGATGACGTTCACACGTTGGCGGGCCAGGCGGAGGATCGCTTGGGTGTGGGTCTTGCCGCGTGCGCGTTGACGGTCGTAGTAGGTGCGGGAGGAGCGGTCGGATTTGCAGCCGATCGCGGCGAACGCGGCCTGGAAGAGGGCGCGTTTGAGGAGTCGGTTGCCGCGGTGGGGTGCGTGCTCGCCACGGATGGAGGTGCCCGAGGACTTGGTGGCGGGGGCGAGTCCGGCGTAGGAGGCGAGGTGTCCTGCGGTGGGGAAGGTGGTGCCGTCGCCGATGGCGACGATCACGGCGGCGGTGGTCCTGACGCCCATGCCGGGCATGGAGGTCAGGAGGTGGAAAAGAGGGAGGGCCTCCAGCAGGGCGGCGATCTCCTGCTCGGCCTGGCGGCGCTGGGTGTGGGCGGCGGCGAGCTGGGCGGCAAGTCCGGGCACGATCAGCGCGCTGGCCTCGGTGCCGGGCACGATGACGGTCTGCTCGGCAAGCGCGTCGAAGATCTCCGCGGTGAGGTGGTGGGCCTTGCGCGAGCCGTGCGCCTTGAGCAGGGCCTCGCAGCGGGCGTGGCCCAGTTTCTTCAGCCTGGCCGGGGAGCCGTGCCGTTCAAGGAGGGCCAGGATGTAGGGGTAGCCCAGCCGGGGGCCGACCACCCGCTCCAGGGTGGGATGGATCTGGGAGAGCAGGCCGCGCAGCCGGTTGGAGGTGCGGTTGACCTCGCCGGCCAGGTCGTTGTCGTAGCCGGTGAGCATGGTCAGCTCGGCCAGCTTCTCGTCGTCGCGGTCCACCGCGCGCAGGGTGTGCGGCATGGTCCGGGCGGTGTCGGCGATGACGAAGGCGTCGCGGGCGTCGGTCTTGGCTTCGCCCGGGTAGAGGTCGGCGGCCCGGCGCATCGAGAGTCCCGGCAGGTAAGCGACCCGGCAGCCGGTCGCGCGGGCCACGGTCAGTGGCAGCGCGCCGATGTTGGCGACCTGGTCCACGATCACCAGGACGGTGCCGAACTTGGCCCTGAGCTTGTCGAACAACTCCCGCAGGCGGGCCTCGGTGTTGGGCAGCTTCTTGTCGTGGACGGTCTTGCCCTGCCCGGTCAGGCCGCGGGCGTGGTGGAACTCCTTGCCCAGGTCCAGGCCGAGGAACAGACCTATGCCGGAGATATCGATGACGGTGTCGGCCATGCGCGATGCCCCTCTTCGGTCGTGCCTTTCGCATCCGTCCCGGCCGTCCCTGCGGCACCACACGCCGGCAACCACGTTACGCAGACATCCCGCCCGTGAAGAGGTCCGGCGTTGCACCGGACCAGGCAGTCGTCAGGCCCCTCATCAGCGGTCAAGCGGTGCCCCGAAGCCCGGCGGCAACACCCCCCAGGTCATCGACTTCGACAGGGGGCACACAGCCATACCGGACCCGGGGGCCAGGCGCCCCATTTCGGGGCCACAGAAAAGGTAACGGGGTGGCTGATCTTGAGCATGTCGCTCAGGTACTTGGTCCGGATGGCCCAGCTCTGCTGCTCGTCGCCATGGACGAAGTACTCCTC from Streptomyces sp. NBC_01591 includes:
- a CDS encoding IS110 family transposase: MADTVIDISGIGLFLGLDLGKEFHHARGLTGQGKTVHDKKLPNTEARLRELFDKLRAKFGTVLVIVDQVANIGALPLTVARATGCRVAYLPGLSMRRAADLYPGEAKTDARDAFVIADTARTMPHTLRAVDRDDEKLAELTMLTGYDNDLAGEVNRTSNRLRGLLSQIHPTLERVVGPRLGYPYILALLERHGSPARLKKLGHARCEALLKAHGSRKAHHLTAEIFDALAEQTVIVPGTEASALIVPGLAAQLAAAHTQRRQAEQEIAALLEALPLFHLLTSMPGMGVRTTAAVIVAIGDGTTFPTAGHLASYAGLAPATKSSGTSIRGEHAPHRGNRLLKRALFQAAFAAIGCKSDRSSRTYYDRQRARGKTHTQAILRLARQRVNVIHAMIRTGALYEPRTPGDIGLAA